The DNA window CTGCAGGCGCATCCGGACTGGGCGCTGGAAGGGCGGGTCGCGATCCGGCGCGCCGACAAGGGTGGCAGCGGTCGCATCGACTGGCGCCAGCGCGGCGCCCAGTTCGATGTGTCGCTCAGCGCGCCGGTCACCCGGCAGAGCTGGCGCCTGACCGGCGACGGGCAGGGCGTGCTGCTCGAAGGCCTGGACGGAGGGCCGCTGCGCGGCGCCGATGCCGGCCAACTGCTGTTGGCGGCCACTGGCTGGGAAATCCCGGTGCAGGCGCTGGCCTATTGGATCCGTGGCCAGGCCGCGCCTGGGCCCGCGCCCGGCGATCTTCAGTACGGCGCCGATGGCCTGCCCGCGTTGCTGGAACAGTCCGGTTGGCGCATTGCCTACACCGCCTGGCAGCCCGCGGGCGCCGATGTTCCGGCGTTGCCCTCGCGGATCGAGGCCGAGCGCGGCGACTCGCGCGTGCGCCTGATCATCGATGCCTGGCAGCCTGCCGGCGCGGCGACGCCATGAGCGCCAATGCCATGCCGGGCGGCTGGTCGTGGTGGCCGGCACCGGCCAAGCTCAACCTGTGCCTGCGCATCATCGGCCGCCGCGAGGATGGCTATCACGACCTGCAGAGCGCCTTCCGCCTGCTGGACTGGGGCGACCGGGTCGGAATCCGGGCCCGTGAGGACGGGCGCATCACCCGCGTCGGCGCCTCCGTTCCCGGCGTGGCGGAGGCGGACGATCTGCTTGTGCGTGCTGCGATCCTGCTGCAGAAACACGCAAAATGCGCGCTTGGTGCCGATATCTGCGTCGAAAAGGAAATTCCTGCCGGTGGCGGATTTGGCGGCGGGTCCTCCGATGCGGCGACGGTCCTGCGGGTGCTGGACCGCCTGTGGGGGCTGGATCTGGGCGAGGACACACTGGCCACGCTGGGCCTGGCGCTGGGCGCGGATGTGCCGGTCTTCGTGCGCGGGCGCAACGCCTGGGCCGAGGGGGTGGGTGAGCGGCTGACGCCCCTGGACCTGGCCCCGGCCTGGTATGTGCTGGTCGACCCGGGCGTCCACGTGGCCACGGCCAAGCTGTTCGGTGCGCCGGATTTGACGCGCAATGCCCCACCCGTGAAAATAGCGGACTTCCTTTCCGGATCTGTGCCCGACAACGTGTTCGAGCCGGTGCTGCGTCGCCGGGAACCTGCCATCGAGGCGGCGTTCCAGGCCTTGTCCAGCATCGGGACGCCACGACTGACGGGGACGGGCAGCGGCTGTTTCGTGGAGTTCGCAAGCCTTCAGGCCGCCCAGGCCGGATTGGCGCTGCTGCCTGCGAACCAGCAGGGCTGGGTGGTGGCCGGGGCGGCGCGTTCGCCCCTGCTGGACGCGCTGGAAGGGAAAGTGCAGGACGCGGACTGATGTTTTACTGGGGCGTCGCCAAGAGGCCTAAGGCACCGGGTTTTGATCCCGGCATTTCGCAGGTTCGAATCCTGCCGCCCCAGCCAGCCCGTCGTTCGTGTGCCGCCGCCGATTCAAGACGTTCCACCGCAGTCATCGAGAACCCCCCGTGCAAGACGAACGCAGCCTGCTGGTCTTCTCCGGCAACGCCAACAAGCCGCTGGCCAAGAGCATCTGTCGCGAACTGGGCGTGCGCCCGGGCAAGGCGATGGTCTCGCGCTTCTCCGACGGCGAAGTGCAGGTGGAGATCGAGGAGAACGTCCGCCGCCAGGAAGTGTTCGTGGTGCAGCCCACCTGCGCGCCCACGGCCGAGAACCTGATGGAACTGCTGGTGCTGATCGACGCGCTCAAGCGCGCCAGCGCCGCCAGCGTGACCGCCGTGGTGCCGTATTTCGGCTATTCGCGCCAGGACCGTCGTCTGCGCTCCTCGCGCGTGCCGATCACCGCCAAGGTCGCCGCCAAGATGTTCAGCGCCGTCAGCGCCGACCGTGTGCTGACCGTGGACCTGCATGCCGACCAGATCCAGGGCTTCTTCGACATCCCGGTGGACAACGTCTACGCATCGCCGCTGCTGCTGGCCGACATCTGGCGCGCCTACGGCACCGACCGGATGATGGTCGTCTCGCCGGACGTGGGCGGCGTGGTCCGCGCCCGCGCCATCGCCAAGCGCCTGGACGATGCGGACCTGGCGATCATCGACAAGCGCCGCCCGCGCGCCAACGTCTCCACCGTGATGAACATTATCGGCGACGTGGAAGGCAAGGAATGCGTGATGGTCGATGACATCGTCGACACGGCCGGCACCCTGTGCGCCGCCGCGGCCGCGCTCAAGGACCGGGGCGCGACCAAGGTCGCCGCCTACTGCACCCACCCGGTGCTGTCCGGCCCGGCCGTGGACAACCTCAACAAGTCCGTGCTCGACGAGCTGGTGGTCACCGACACCATCCCGCTGTCCGATGCGGCCCGCGGCTGCAGCAAGATCCGTCAGCTCTCGGTGGCCAGCATGCTGGCCGAGACCATCCGCCGCATCGCCTTCGGCGAATCGGTCAGTTCGCTCTACGTGGACTAAGCATTCCGGCGGGCGGGGGAATCCTCCATCGCCTGCCGCAATACGGCTCTCCTGGTCGCGGGGGAGTCGCATCGCCGCCGCGAGGCGGTCTACCAACCAAAGAAGTGAATCAACATGGCTACGACACATGAAATCAACGTGGAGCGCCGCGAGGACGAGGGGAAGGGTGCGAGCCGCCGCCTGCGTCACGCCGGTCGCGTCCCCGCCATCGTCTACGGTGGCGACCTCAAGCCGGTCAGCATCTCGCTGAACCACAACGAAGTCTGGACCGCCAGCCAGCACGACTGGTTCTACTCGTCGATCCTGGACCTGAGCCTCAACGGCGAAGTGCAGAAGGTCCTGCTGCGTGACATGCAGCGCCATCCGTTCAAGCAGCAGATCATGCACCTGGACTTCCAGCGCGTGAACGACAAGGAGACGCTGCGCACCGCCGTGCCGCTGCACTTCCTCAACCAGGACACCTCGCCGGCCGGCAAGTCCTCCGACGTGGTCATCACCCACGAACTCAACGAAGTCGTGGTCGAGTGCCTGCCGTCGGACCTGCCGGAGTTCATCGAGATCGACCTGGCCAAGCTGGCCCTGGGCGACGTGGTCCACCTGTCCGAGCTGAAGCTGCCCAAGGGCGTCGAGATCCCCGAGCTGAAGCTGGGCAAGGAGCACGACGTGGCCGTGGTCATCGCCAAGCACGTCAAGGTCGAGGACGAGTCGGCCGAGGGCGAGGAAGGCAGCACCGACGTGCCGGCCGCCAAGGTCGCCGACGACGGCGCCAAGGACGCCGAGTAACCGGACGCGCCGGGACGGGCCGCAGGCCTGTCCCGGTGGTCTGGCGAACCTTCGATGGAAGGCGTGCGTCTCATCGTCGGGCTGGGCAACCCCGGACCCGAACACCTGCGGACCCGGCACAATGCCGGGTTCCGTTTTGTCGACACCCTCGCGCTGCAGCTGGGCGCGCGGTTCGCCGTGGATGCCAAGCTGTTCGGCGAGACCGCCCAGGCCAGCCTCGGCGGGCAGACGGTACGGCTGCTCAAGCCTGCCACCTTCATGAACCTCTCGGGCAAGTCGGTCGCCGCGGCGCTGCGGTTTTGGAAGATCGAACCCGAGCAGGCGCTGATCGCCCACGACGAGCTGGACATGCCGCCGGGGATCGCCCGGCTGAAGTTCGACGGCGGCCATGGCGGCCAGAACGGCCTGCGCGACACGATGAAATTGCTGGGACACGGGCGCTTTGGCCGGCTGCGCATCGGCATTGGCCATCCCGGCCACAAGGACAAGGTCACCGGCTGGGTGCTGGGCCGACCCAGTGCGGACGATGAGATCCTGATCGGGCGTGCGATCGACGACGCGCTGGACGTGCTGCCCCTGGCAGTGGCCGGCGATTTCAACGAGGCGATGAAACGCCTCAACAGCATCAAGGCGTGAGCCGGCAGCCGCCAGCGGACTGGGCACAGTCCGCTGGCGCTTACCGGATTGCGGTTGCAGGAGTGAGCAAGACATGGGCATCAAATGCGGCATCGTGGGCCTGCCGAACGTCGGCAAGTCGACCCTCTTCAATGCGCTGACCAAGGCGGGCATCGCCGCGGCCAACTTCCCGTTCTGCACCATCGAGCCCAACGTGGGCATCGTGCCGGTGCCGGACCCGCGCCTGGGCGCGCTGTCGGAGATCGTCAAGCCGCAGCGGGTCGTGCCCACGGCGGTGGAATTTGTCGACATCGCCGGCCTGGTCGCCGGTGCGGCCAGCGGTGAAGGCCTGGGCAACAAGTTCCTGGCGCACATCCGCGAGGTCGATGCGATCACCCACGTGGTGCGCTGCTTCGAGAACGACGACGTGATCCACGTCAACAACAAGGTCGACCCGATCTCGGACATCGAGACCATCGACACCGAACTGGCGCTGGCCGACCTGGACAGCGTGGAGAAGGCGCTCAACCGCGCCGAGCGCAGCGCCAAGGGCGGCGACAAGGAGGCCATCGCGCGCAAGCCGGTGCTGGAGAAGCTGCGCAAGGCGCTGGACGACGGCATCCCCGGACGCGGCGCTGGCCTGGACGAGGAAGAAAAGGCGCTGGTGCGCGACCTGTTCCTGCTGACCCTCAAGCCGGTGATGTACATCGCCAACGTGCTGGAGGACGGTTTCGAGAACAACCCGCATCTGGACGCGGTGCGCGCCCGCGCCGAGAAGGAGGGCGCGCAGGTGGTGCCGGTTTCGGCCGCCATCGAGGAAGAGCTCTCGCAGCTGGACGATGCCGACCGCGATGCCTTCCTGACCGACCTGGGCCTGGACGAGCCCGGCCTGAACCGCGTGATCCGTGCCGCCTACCAGCTGCTGGGCCTGCAGACCTACTTCACCGCCGGCGTGCAGGAAGTCCGCGCGTGGACGGTCAAGGCCGGCGCGACCGCGCCCAAGGCCGCGGCGGTCATCCACACCGACTTTGAGAAGGGCTTCATCCGCGCCGAGACCATCGGCTACGACGACTTCATCAAGTACAAGGGCGAGGCCGGTGCCAAGGAAGCCGGGCGCCTGCGCCTGGAGGGCAAGGAGTACAAGGTGCAGGAAGGCGACGTGCTGCACTTCCGCTTCAACGTCTGAGTCGGGCCGCACTGAGGTCGACGCGAAGGCCGCGCACTGCGCGGCCTTTGCGTATCCGGGATTCAACCCAGGCCCTGTCCGGCCAGCGCCTGGGCCACCTTGGAGCGGCTGGGCCGGCCCAGCGCGTGGCTGATGAAGCTGCCGGCAGCCGCCAGCCGATGTAGATCCACGCCGGTCTCGATGCCCAGCCCGTCCAGCAGGTAGAGCAAGTCCTCGCTGGCCACGTTGCCGGCCGCGCCAGGCGCGTACGGGCAGCCGCCCAGCCCGGCCACCGAGCTGTCGAAGGTCGCCACGCCCAGTTGCAGGGCCGCGTGGACGTTGGCCAGGGCCTGGCCCCAGGTGTCGTGGAAGTGGCCGGCCAGGCGTTCGACCGGTACGCGGGCCATCACCGCTTCCAGCATTGCCTGGGTCTTGCCGGGCGTGCCCACGCCGATGGTGTCGCCCAGCGAAATCTCGTGGCAACCCATCGCGTGCAGGGCGGCGGCCACCTCGGCCACCGCGCTGGGCGCGATATCGCCAGCGTAGGGGCAGCCCAGCACGCAGGAGACATAGCCGCGCACCGGGACGCCGGCGTCCTGTGCGGCGCGGGTGACCTCTTCGAAACGCGCCAGGCTCTGGGCTATCGAGCAGTTGATGTTCTTCTGCGAGAAGGCCTCGGAGGCGGCGGCGAACACCGCGACCTCGTCCGCGCCGGCCGCCTGGGCGGCCTGGAACCCGCGCAGGTTGGGCGTGAGCGCCGAATACACGACGCCTGGCCGACGTGGCACGCCGCGCATCACCGCGTCGTGGTCGGCCATCTGCGGCACCCACTTGGGCGAGACGAAGGCCGTGGCCTCGATGTGGCGCAGGCCAGCCTCGGCCAGGCGCGCGATCAGGTCCAGCTTGGTCTGCGTGGTGACGGTGCCGGGCTCGTTCTGCAGGCCATCGCGCGCGCCCATCTCCACCAGTTTCACCTTGGCGGGCAGGGCGCTCACGCGGCGACCTCGAACTCGACCAGTGGCGCCTGGTCGGCCACCAGGTCACCGACCTTGCACAGCAGCGCGGTGACGGTGCCGGCCGCCGGTGCGCTGACCGTGTATTCCATCTTCATGGCTTCCATGACCAGCAACGGGGCGCCGGCAGCAACCTCGGCGCCGGCCTCGGCCATGACCGCGATGATCCGGCCCGGCATGGGCGCCACCAGGCCACCTCGGGTATCGGCGATGCCCGCCTGGTGCGCCAGCGGCACGTATGGCTGCAGGCGGACGCGGGCGTCTGCCGTGATGACCGCCAGCGCCCCCGCGTCGTCAGTTACGACATGTCCCTGCACGGTGTGCGCGCCGGCCGCCAGAAGCAGGTGGTCGTCGTGGACCTCCAGTACGCGCACCGACACACCATCCAGGCGCCAGACACCGCCGGCGTGCTGCTCGACCTGCACGGTGTGGGACGTGCCGTCAGCCTCGTCGAAGCGCAAGCTGCGACGGGCGTGGCCGTTGGCGCGCCAGCCATCGGCGATCGCCCATGGCGAGGACGGATTGCCGGCCGCGGCGGCCAGTGCGGCGGCCTGGCGCTGCTCGGCGAGCAGGACATGCAGGCTGGCGAGGGCCAGCAGTGCCGGGGTCACTGGATCCGGGCGCAGCAGCTCGGCCAGCTCGCGCTCGATCAAGCCGGTGTCATACCCGCCGGCGCGCACCTGCGGGTTGTCCACCAGACGCGACAAGAACGCCAGGTTGTTGCCGACCCCGGCGATTCGGGTCTGGGCCAGGGCGCTGCGCATGCGTGCGAGCGCGCCAGCGCGGGTGCTGTCCCAGGCGATCAGTTTGGCGATCATCGGGTCGTAATCGGCACCGATCATGTCGCCTGCGTCCACGCCCGAATCGACGCGCACATGCGCCGAGGCGGGGGGAAAGGCCAGCTGCTGCAGCGTGCCGGTCGACGGCAGGAAGCCGCGCTCGGGCTGCTCGGCGTACAGGCGCACCTCGATCGCATGGCCGTGCAGGGTGATCTGGTCCTGCGCCAGCGGCAACGGCGCACCTGCCGCTACACGTAGCTGCCATTCGACCAGATCCAGTCCGGTGACCTGCTCGGTCACCGGGTGCTCGACCTGCAGCCGGGTATTCATTTCCATGAAGTAGAACGCGCCGTCGGCATCGACGATGAACTCCACCGTGCCCGCGCCGACATAGCCCACCGCGCGGGCCGCCTCCACGGCGGCCTGGCCGATGGCCGCGCGGAAGGTCGCGCTGATGTCGGGCGCGGGGGCTTCCTCGATCACCTTCTGGTGTCGGCGCTGGGCCGAACAGTCGCGCTCGTAAAGGTGCACCACGCTGCCTTGCGTGTCGCCGAACACCTGCACCTCGATGTGGCGGGGACGCACCAGGTATTTCTCCACCAGCACCCGGTCATCGCCGAAGCTGGCGGACGCTTCGCGCCGGCACGAGGCCAGGGCGGCGTCGAAATCCGTCTCGCGCTCGACCACGCGCATGCCCTTGCCACCGCCGCCGGCGCTGGCCTTGATCAGCACCGGATAGCCGATACGCGCCGCCTCCGCGCGCAGCAGCGCAGGGGTTTGGTCGTCGCCGTGATAACCAGGGACCAGGGGCACTCCGGCGGCCTGCATCAGCGCCTTGGCCGCCGATTTGGAGCCCATCGCCTCGATGGCCGCCACCGGCGGTCCGACGAAGACCAGTCCGGCCTGCTGACAGGCGCGGGCGAAGTCCGCGTTCTCCGACAGGAAGCCATAGCCGGGATGGACGGCCTGCGCGCCGGTGGCGCGCGCGGCCTCGACGACCCTGTCCGCGCGCAGGTAGCTCTCGCGCGCCGCCGCCGGGCCGATGCACACCGCCTCGTCTGCCAGACGCACATGCCGCGCGTTGGCGTCGGCCTCGGAATACACCGCGACGGTGGCAATGCCCAACCGCTTGCAGGTGGCGATGACGCGGCAGGCGATTTCGCCGCGGTTGGCGATCAGAAGTTTGCCGAACACCGTCAGGACCTCCAGTCCGGGGCACGTTTGTCGAAGAACGCGGCGATGCCTGCGCGCGCCTCGGCGCTGCCGCGGGCACGCGCGATGCGGGTGGTGGTGTCGTCGATCAGCGCCGGGTCGATGCCGCGCCCGGCCACGTCGGCGACCAGGCGTTTGCAGTCGGCCTGGGCCTGCGGCGCGCCGGCGAGCAGGTCCTCGGCCAAGGCCTGCACGCGCGCGTCCAGGGTGTCCGCCTCGCATACCTCATGCAGCAACCCGAGTCGCAGTGCCTGGGCCGCGTCGAAGCGCTCGCCGGTGAGGAAATAGCGTTGCGCCGCACGCGCGCCGATCGCGCGGATCACGTAGGGGCTGATCGTGGCCGGAATCAGGCCCAGTCGCACTTCGGTCGTGCCAAAGCGCGCCTCGGGTGTGGCGATGGCGATGTCGCAGGCGGCCACCAGCCCGGTGCCGCCGGCCAGGGCCGCGCCGTGCACGCGGGCGATGGTTGGCTTGGACAGGCCGGCGAGCGTGGCCAGCATCGTCGCCAGCGCGCCGGCATCGCACAGGTTGTCCTCGTGGCTGAAACCGGCCATGCGCCGCATCCAGTCCAGGTCGCCGCCGGCGCAGAAGCTCTTGCCATGCCCGGCCAGCACGACGACGCGCACGGCCGAATCAGCGTCGGCGGCGCGCAGCGCCTCGGTGAGCGCGGCGATCAGGTGTTCGTCGAAGGCGTTGTGCACCTCGGGCCGGTTGAGCCAGAGGGTCAGCGTCGCGCCGCGGTGTTCGCATTGGAGAAGGGAAGCGTCCATGGCCGGCCTTACATGCGGAACACGCCGAAGCGCGTGTCGGAGATGGGGGCATGGGCGGCGGCCGCCAGACCCAGGCCGAGCAGGCGGCGGGTCTGGGCCGGATCGACGATGCCGTCGTCCCACAGCCGCGCGCTGGCGTAGTACGGATCGGATTGCGCCTCGAATTGCTCGCGGATCGGCTGTTTGAACGCGTCCTCGTCCTCGGCGGCCCATGTCTTGCCCTGGGCTTCAAGCCCGTCGCGGCGCACGGTCGCCAGGACGCTGGCGGCCTGTTCGCCACCCATGACCGAAATACGCGAATTCGGCCAGCTCCACAGGAACCGCGGCGAATACGCGCGACCGCACATCCCGTAATTGCCTGCGCCGTAGGAGCCGCCGATCAGCACGGTGAACTTGGGCACGGCCGTGGTCGCCACCGCCGTGACCAGCTTGGCGCCGTCCTTGGCGATGCCGCCATTTTCATAGGCCCGGCCGACCATGAAGCCGGTGATGTTCTGCAGGAACACCAGGGGAATCCCGCGCTGCGAGCACAGCTCGACGAAATGCGCGCCCTTGAGCGCGCTTTCGGAAAACAGGATGCCGTTGTTGGCCACGATGCCCACCGGATAGCCGTGGATATGGGCGAAGCCGGTCACCAGCGTGGTGCCGTACCGCGCCTTGAACTCATCCAGCCGCGAGCCGTCGACGATGCGTGCGATGACTTCGCGCACGTCGTAGGGCTTGCGCGTGTCGGCGGGGATCACGCCGTACACCTCGGCCGGGTCGTAGCGCGGTTCCTCGACCGCCTGTGGCACCAGCGCCGGCGGGCGGCGCGGGCCGAGGTGGCCGACGATGTCGCGCAACAGGGCCAGGGCGTGGTGATCGTTTTCGGCCAGGTGGTCGGCCACGCCGGACAGGCGGGTATGCACGTCCGCGCCGCCCAGATCCTCGGCACTGACCACCTCGCCGGTGGCGGCCTTCACCAGCGGCGGGCCCCCCAGGAAGATCGTGCCCTGGCCCTGCACGATGATGGTCTCATCGCTCATCGCCGGCACGTAGGCGCCGCCAGCGGTGCATGAGCCCATCACGCAGGCGATCTGCGGGATGCCGGCAGCCGAGAGCTGGGCCTGGTTGTAGAAGATCCGGCCGAAGTGCTCGCGATCGGGGAACACCTCGTCCTGCATCGGCAGGAACGCGCCGCCCGAATCGACCAGATACAGGCAGGGCAGGTGGTTTTCTCGGGCGATCTCCTGCGCGCGCAGGTGCTTCTTGACCGTCATCGGGTAATAGGTACCGCCCTTGACCGTGGCGTCGTTGGCCAGGATCACGCACTCGCGCCCCTGCACGCGGCCGATGCCGCCGACTACCCCGGCGCAGGGCACCTGGTCCTCGTACATGCCGTGGGCGGCCAGCGGGGCCAGTTCCAGGAACGGCGCGCCGGGGTCGAGCAGGGTGTCGATGCGCTCGCGCGCCAGGAGTTTGCCGCGCCCGGTGTGTCTGGCGCGGGCAGCCTCGCTGCCCCCCCGCGCCGTGAGGGCCACACGCTCGCGCAGGGTGTCGACCTGGGCCTGCAGGGCCGTGCGATTGGCCTGGAACGCCGCATCGTCGGTCCGCAATTTCGAAACAATCACGCCCATGCCGATGTCCTTAAGCCTTGGTTCCGACCAGCTCGCGGCCGATCAGCATGCGCCGGATCTCCGACGTGCCCGCGCCGATCTCGTACAGCTTGGCATCGCGCCACAGGCGGCCGGTGGGGTATTCGTTGATGTAGCCGTTGCCGCCCAGGGCCTGGATGGCCTGGCCGGCCATCCAAGTGGCCTTCTCGGCGCTGTAGAGGATCGCCCCGGCCGCATCCTTGCGCGTGGTTTCGCCGCGGTCACAGGCCTTGGCCACCGCGTACACGTAGGCGCGGCAGGCGTTGAAGCCGACGTACATGTCGGCCAGCTTGCCCTGCATCAGCTCGAACTCGCCGATCGGCCGACCGAACTGACGACGTTCGCGCACGTAGGGCAGCACCGCGTCCAGGCTGGCAGCCATGATGCCCAGCGGGCCCCCGGAGAGCACGATGCGCTCGTAGTCCAGGCCGGACATCAGCACCTTCACGCCCTGGTTGAGACCGCCCAGGATGTTCTCCTCGGGGACCTCGCAGTCGTTGAACACCAGTTCGCAGGTGTTGGACCCGCGCATGCCCAGCTTGTCCAGCTTCTGTGCGGTGGAAAATCCCTTGAAACCACGCTCGACGATGAAGGCGGTGATCCCGCGCGGACCGGCCTGCGGATCGGTCTTGGCGTAGACCACCAGCGTGTGCGCATCCGGCCCGTTGGTGATCCACATCTTGCTGCCGTTGAGCACGTAGCAATCTCCGTGCTTGTCCGCACGCAATTTCATGCCCACCACGTCAGAGCCCGCACCGGCCTCGCTCATCGCCAGCGCGCCGATGTGCTCGCCGCTCACCAACCCTGGCAGATAGCGTGACTTCTGTTGCGCCGTGCCGTTCTTGCGCAGCTGGTTCACGCACAGGTTGGAATGGGCTCCGTAGGACAGCCCAATGGCTGAGCAGGCGCGGGAGATTTCCTCCATGGCCACCACGTGGGCCAGATACCCCAAGCCGCTGCCGCCGTACTCCTCCTCCACGGTCAGGCCCAGCAGGCCCATCTCGCCCAGTTGGGGCCACAGCGCGTTGGGAAACGCGTTGTCGCGGTCGGCCGTGTCAGCCAGTGGCGCGATGATGCGGGAGGCGAAATCGCGCACGGCACTGCGCAGTTGGTCGATGTCTTCACCGAGGTCGAAACTGAAATCCGGGCTCATGAGGTCCTGTTGGATCGTGCGCCACACGGAGTGCGGCGGGGCAAAAGCGGGGCAGGCTGACGTGCGCGCCGGCAAGGTGCACGCTGCGGGGCAGCATCAAGGTGCTTCCCGTCGGCGCGGTTGCCTGCCACAATGCGCGCCCCCACGGCCGGCCGCCGTGAGGACTCGCCTCCAAGGCGAGGATGCGTCCGCTTCGGGCGCAGCGGTGGGCCTGGTGGAAAATCGCGCGCAGTCGTTGACAGCCCGCGGATCTCACGCCAGAATCACCGGCTGTTTCACCCCGGCCCGAAAGGCCGGACACAAGCGTCATCCGGAGGGATACCCAAGCGGCCAACGGGGGCAGACTGTAAATCTGCTGGCTTACGCCTTCGGTGGTTCGAATCCACCTCCCTCCACCAAGCGTTTCGTGTTGTTGCGGTGCCCCGGCGCGGGAGTAGTTCAACGGTAGAACCTCAGCCTTCCAAGCTGATGGTGCGGGTTCGATTCCCGTCTCCCGCTCCATTGAACATCTGCTCCATCGTCGCCAGTTGTATCGCGGCAACGCCAGGTTTCACGCTCACGTAGCTCAGTCGGTAGAGCACCTCCTTGGTAAGGAGGAGGTCGAAGGTTCGATTCCTTTCGTGAGCACCATCCAAGCAGTACGTTTCATCCTCTTATCTAACGATCCGAGAATAAGCAGCCATGGCAAAGGGTAAGTTCGAGCGCACCAAGCCGCACGTGAACGTGGGCACCATCGGTCACGTTGACCATGGCAAGACCACGCTGACCGCCGCACTGACCAAGGTGGGTGCTGAGCGTTTCGGTGGCGAGTTCAAGGACTATTCGTCGATCGATGCGGCGCCGGAAGAGAAGGCGCGCGGCATCACGATCTCCACGGCGCACGTGGAATACGAATCGGACAACCGCCACTACGCCCACGTGGACTGCCCGGGCCACGCCGACTACGTGAAGAACATGATCACCGGTGCGGCCCAGATGGATGGCGCGATCCTGGTGTGCTCGGCCGCCGACGGCCCGATGCCGCAGACCCGCGAGCACATCCTGCTGTCGCGTCAGGTCGGCGTGCCGTACATCGTCGTGTTCCTGAACAAGGCCGACATGGTGGACGACGCCGAGCTGCTCGAGCTGGTGGAAATGGAAGTGCGCGAGCTGCTGAGCAAGTACGACTTCCCGGGCGATGACACCCCGATCATCCACGGTTCGGCCCGCCTGGCGCTGGAAGGCGACCAGAGCGAGATCGGCGTGCCGGCGATCCTGAAGCTGGTCGAGGCGCTGGACACCTTCATCCCGACGCCCGAGCGCGACGTGGACAAGACCTTCCTGATGCCGGTGGAAGACGTGTTCTCGATCTCCGGCCGCGGCACCGTGGTGACCGGTCGTATCGAGCGCGGTGTGATCAAGGTGGGCGAGGAAATCGAGATCGTCGGTATCCGCCCGACCCAGAAGACCACCGTGACCGGCGTGGAAATGTTCCGCAAGCTGCTGGACCAGGGCCAGGCAGGCGACAACGCCGGTCTGCTGCTGCGCGGCACCAAGCGTGACGACGTCGAGCGCGGCCAGGTGCTGGCCAAGCCGGGTTCGATCACCCCGCACACCGAGTTCGAGGCCGAGGTGTACGTGCTGTCCAAGGACGAGGGTGGCCGTCATACCCCGTTCTTC is part of the Pseudoxanthomonas sp. JBR18 genome and encodes:
- a CDS encoding 50S ribosomal protein L25/general stress protein Ctc, which encodes MATTHEINVERREDEGKGASRRLRHAGRVPAIVYGGDLKPVSISLNHNEVWTASQHDWFYSSILDLSLNGEVQKVLLRDMQRHPFKQQIMHLDFQRVNDKETLRTAVPLHFLNQDTSPAGKSSDVVITHELNEVVVECLPSDLPEFIEIDLAKLALGDVVHLSELKLPKGVEIPELKLGKEHDVAVVIAKHVKVEDESAEGEEGSTDVPAAKVADDGAKDAE
- the pth gene encoding aminoacyl-tRNA hydrolase, producing the protein MEGVRLIVGLGNPGPEHLRTRHNAGFRFVDTLALQLGARFAVDAKLFGETAQASLGGQTVRLLKPATFMNLSGKSVAAALRFWKIEPEQALIAHDELDMPPGIARLKFDGGHGGQNGLRDTMKLLGHGRFGRLRIGIGHPGHKDKVTGWVLGRPSADDEILIGRAIDDALDVLPLAVAGDFNEAMKRLNSIKA
- the ispE gene encoding 4-(cytidine 5'-diphospho)-2-C-methyl-D-erythritol kinase; protein product: MSANAMPGGWSWWPAPAKLNLCLRIIGRREDGYHDLQSAFRLLDWGDRVGIRAREDGRITRVGASVPGVAEADDLLVRAAILLQKHAKCALGADICVEKEIPAGGGFGGGSSDAATVLRVLDRLWGLDLGEDTLATLGLALGADVPVFVRGRNAWAEGVGERLTPLDLAPAWYVLVDPGVHVATAKLFGAPDLTRNAPPVKIADFLSGSVPDNVFEPVLRRREPAIEAAFQALSSIGTPRLTGTGSGCFVEFASLQAAQAGLALLPANQQGWVVAGAARSPLLDALEGKVQDAD
- a CDS encoding ribose-phosphate diphosphokinase, which translates into the protein MQDERSLLVFSGNANKPLAKSICRELGVRPGKAMVSRFSDGEVQVEIEENVRRQEVFVVQPTCAPTAENLMELLVLIDALKRASAASVTAVVPYFGYSRQDRRLRSSRVPITAKVAAKMFSAVSADRVLTVDLHADQIQGFFDIPVDNVYASPLLLADIWRAYGTDRMMVVSPDVGGVVRARAIAKRLDDADLAIIDKRRPRANVSTVMNIIGDVEGKECVMVDDIVDTAGTLCAAAAALKDRGATKVAAYCTHPVLSGPAVDNLNKSVLDELVVTDTIPLSDAARGCSKIRQLSVASMLAETIRRIAFGESVSSLYVD
- a CDS encoding hydroxymethylglutaryl-CoA lyase; amino-acid sequence: MPAKVKLVEMGARDGLQNEPGTVTTQTKLDLIARLAEAGLRHIEATAFVSPKWVPQMADHDAVMRGVPRRPGVVYSALTPNLRGFQAAQAAGADEVAVFAAASEAFSQKNINCSIAQSLARFEEVTRAAQDAGVPVRGYVSCVLGCPYAGDIAPSAVAEVAAALHAMGCHEISLGDTIGVGTPGKTQAMLEAVMARVPVERLAGHFHDTWGQALANVHAALQLGVATFDSSVAGLGGCPYAPGAAGNVASEDLLYLLDGLGIETGVDLHRLAAAGSFISHALGRPSRSKVAQALAGQGLG
- the lolB gene encoding lipoprotein insertase outer membrane protein LolB — its product is MKSSLKTAASLALAMLLAGCTTLGPRPTAPAAGPADPAAAAANQAARERWLQAHPDWALEGRVAIRRADKGGSGRIDWRQRGAQFDVSLSAPVTRQSWRLTGDGQGVLLEGLDGGPLRGADAGQLLLAATGWEIPVQALAYWIRGQAAPGPAPGDLQYGADGLPALLEQSGWRIAYTAWQPAGADVPALPSRIEAERGDSRVRLIIDAWQPAGAATP
- the ychF gene encoding redox-regulated ATPase YchF; protein product: MGIKCGIVGLPNVGKSTLFNALTKAGIAAANFPFCTIEPNVGIVPVPDPRLGALSEIVKPQRVVPTAVEFVDIAGLVAGAASGEGLGNKFLAHIREVDAITHVVRCFENDDVIHVNNKVDPISDIETIDTELALADLDSVEKALNRAERSAKGGDKEAIARKPVLEKLRKALDDGIPGRGAGLDEEEKALVRDLFLLTLKPVMYIANVLEDGFENNPHLDAVRARAEKEGAQVVPVSAAIEEELSQLDDADRDAFLTDLGLDEPGLNRVIRAAYQLLGLQTYFTAGVQEVRAWTVKAGATAPKAAAVIHTDFEKGFIRAETIGYDDFIKYKGEAGAKEAGRLRLEGKEYKVQEGDVLHFRFNV